A section of the Sporosarcina sp. 6E9 genome encodes:
- a CDS encoding glycosyltransferase, with amino-acid sequence MRSRVVFLILIFVLFLALLITAAIFNVKLLLFCTTALFLILLLYYSILTIAGLYNRLKSKEVPVLDFYPGVDILIPAHNEGVVLQDTIEAMVSIAYPGDLQIYILNDNSSDNTGEIVDAFAETFKNVHHINVPPGEPRGKSRVLNYGLSISSNKYYCVYDADNQPESKALVKLVAIAETYEDAGGAVGYVRTKNESANWLTRMISIEFQVFQLLMQSGRWQLFKTGSLTGTNMLVKRSVIEELGGYDPYAIAEDAELTLRITQKGYFLPIVPTSITWEQEPETLKVYMKQRTRWLQGNLYIVEKTLTDPGYFKGKLLVHSIHQLLVYVVFWFFLILSYIWFSLGILNVFYIEYTYPLLFIWYIAYIVYTMQLFAAQASQRSFTPINVFISVIMYFTYAQLFSYLFVRSLILYIKAKKNRQTIGWEKTTRFKSK; translated from the coding sequence GTGAGAAGCCGAGTGGTTTTTTTAATACTTATCTTTGTACTCTTTCTCGCACTCCTAATTACGGCAGCTATTTTCAATGTGAAATTGTTACTTTTTTGTACCACAGCACTTTTTCTAATTTTACTTTTATATTATTCAATCCTGACGATAGCAGGTCTCTATAATCGGTTGAAGAGTAAAGAAGTTCCGGTATTGGATTTTTACCCAGGTGTTGATATTTTAATACCAGCACATAACGAAGGTGTAGTTCTTCAAGATACGATTGAAGCAATGGTGTCAATCGCCTATCCCGGTGACTTACAAATTTATATTTTGAACGATAACTCTTCCGACAATACCGGAGAAATTGTAGATGCATTTGCAGAAACATTTAAAAATGTACATCATATCAATGTCCCGCCCGGCGAGCCCCGCGGGAAATCGAGGGTACTAAATTATGGACTTAGTATTTCCAGCAATAAGTATTATTGTGTGTACGATGCGGACAACCAACCTGAATCAAAGGCGCTTGTAAAACTAGTCGCTATTGCTGAAACGTATGAAGATGCGGGTGGTGCTGTTGGATATGTACGAACCAAAAACGAATCGGCAAATTGGCTTACTCGGATGATCTCGATAGAGTTTCAAGTTTTTCAATTGCTTATGCAATCAGGTAGATGGCAACTATTCAAAACAGGCTCTTTAACGGGCACGAATATGCTTGTGAAGCGATCAGTTATTGAAGAATTAGGTGGATACGATCCGTACGCCATAGCGGAAGATGCTGAATTAACCTTACGTATCACACAAAAAGGCTACTTTTTGCCAATCGTTCCAACTTCAATTACATGGGAGCAGGAACCTGAAACACTTAAGGTTTATATGAAACAACGGACAAGGTGGTTACAAGGAAACTTGTATATTGTTGAAAAAACGTTAACGGACCCTGGATATTTTAAGGGTAAACTGCTGGTCCATTCGATTCATCAGTTGCTTGTTTATGTGGTTTTTTGGTTTTTTCTCATCCTATCTTATATATGGTTTTCACTTGGCATATTGAATGTCTTTTACATTGAATATACATACCCGTTGCTGTTCATCTGGTATATTGCCTACATTGTATATACCATGCAGTTATTTGCAGCCCAAGCATCCCAAAGGAGCTTTACCCCAATCAATGTCTTTATTAGTGTTATTATGTATTTCACATACGCGCAATTATTTTCATATTTGTTTGTGCGTAGTTTGATCCTATATATCAAAGCAAAAAAAAATCGTCAAACAATTGGTTGGGAAAAAACGACGAGATTCAAATCAAAATAA
- the dnaX gene encoding DNA polymerase III subunit gamma/tau encodes MVYQAFYRVYRPQTFGEMSGQQHVKQTLQNALLHNKTTHAYLFSGPRGTGKTSAAKIFAKALNCENGPAKEPCNECPTCLSITEGSDTDVIEFDAASNSRVEEMREIIEKVRFAPSNSRFKVYIIDEVHMLSNSAFNALLKTLEEPPSHAVFILATTEPHKLPLTIISRCQRFDFKPITQSDIVDRMKIVLHDTGIESDEDVLKIIAQAASGGMRDALSMLDQVVSFSGETLTVEDALLVTGSIGEDVFYQLAGALLEKDAGAALSLFDRLITEGKDVSRLAEDLITFFRDLLLLRTAPELENLLELVSGDVRFKEMAKGFNPDTLYSFIDILSKTQQEMRFSNHAKVYIESALLKMIHIEGSAIQVQSESSSVVNPALMDKVTELERVINELQQQIKSGVSMQTGAADAPVQRKNPSRSSQTLRVPTGKINEVLKSATKEDIQTIRENWAGMMQTMQKSHSALLEETEPVAASGQAFVLKFKYEIHCLMASENTSLRSSLSNALQSQTGKAYEVVYVPEDGWLKVRQDYIQNNNLERTEPSNDKQSITEQEAESVLSFVQEAEQENLDPIVSEAENIFGKEFIEVYDD; translated from the coding sequence TTGGTGTATCAAGCCTTTTACCGCGTGTACAGGCCCCAAACTTTTGGTGAAATGTCTGGTCAACAACATGTGAAACAGACGCTTCAAAATGCCCTCCTTCATAATAAGACAACACATGCATATCTTTTTTCGGGTCCACGGGGTACTGGTAAAACAAGTGCCGCAAAGATATTTGCCAAGGCATTGAACTGCGAAAATGGCCCAGCGAAAGAGCCGTGTAATGAATGCCCAACATGTCTTAGCATTACCGAAGGTTCGGATACAGACGTTATTGAATTTGATGCTGCGTCGAATTCACGTGTTGAAGAAATGAGAGAGATTATAGAAAAAGTTCGATTTGCACCGTCGAATTCACGTTTTAAAGTGTATATTATTGACGAAGTGCATATGCTTTCAAATTCAGCATTTAATGCGTTGTTGAAGACACTTGAAGAACCGCCGTCTCATGCTGTTTTCATTTTAGCAACGACAGAACCACATAAACTTCCTTTGACAATTATCTCAAGATGTCAGCGTTTTGACTTTAAACCAATAACACAAAGTGATATTGTTGACCGCATGAAAATAGTACTTCACGATACTGGAATAGAATCTGATGAAGACGTATTAAAAATCATTGCGCAAGCAGCATCAGGCGGAATGCGCGATGCACTTAGCATGCTTGACCAAGTAGTATCGTTTAGTGGAGAAACGTTAACTGTTGAAGATGCTCTTCTCGTAACTGGTTCTATTGGAGAAGATGTCTTTTATCAGTTGGCCGGAGCGCTACTTGAAAAAGATGCAGGCGCGGCATTATCATTATTCGATCGTCTAATTACTGAAGGAAAAGATGTTTCTCGTCTGGCAGAGGATTTAATCACATTTTTCCGCGACTTATTATTGCTACGCACTGCACCTGAATTGGAGAATTTATTAGAACTTGTTTCCGGTGATGTCCGTTTTAAGGAAATGGCTAAAGGGTTCAATCCAGATACTTTGTATTCATTCATCGATATACTTTCGAAAACACAACAGGAAATGCGGTTTTCCAACCATGCAAAAGTATATATAGAATCTGCTCTTTTAAAAATGATTCATATAGAAGGAAGCGCAATTCAAGTTCAATCCGAAAGCAGTTCTGTCGTTAATCCGGCTCTAATGGATAAAGTTACAGAATTGGAGCGAGTTATTAACGAGCTACAACAACAAATCAAATCGGGTGTTTCTATGCAAACAGGTGCAGCAGATGCCCCTGTACAGCGCAAAAACCCGTCGAGATCGTCACAGACGTTAAGGGTTCCGACTGGTAAAATAAATGAGGTATTAAAATCAGCTACAAAAGAAGATATTCAAACAATCCGTGAAAACTGGGCAGGCATGATGCAAACTATGCAAAAGTCGCATTCAGCACTTCTCGAGGAAACGGAGCCTGTTGCTGCATCAGGGCAGGCATTTGTGTTAAAATTCAAGTATGAAATTCATTGTCTAATGGCTTCTGAAAACACGTCACTCCGATCAAGTTTGTCGAATGCATTACAATCCCAAACTGGAAAAGCCTATGAGGTTGTGTATGTACCTGAGGATGGATGGTTAAAAGTTCGGCAAGATTATATCCAAAATAACAATCTTGAACGTACTGAACCTTCGAATGATAAACAATCAATAACTGAACAGGAAGCCGAATCTGTTCTATCTTTTGTACAAGAGGCTGAACAAGAAAACTTAGATCCGATTGTTTCAGAAGCGGAAAATATTTTTGGCAAAGAATTCATAGAAGTATATGATGATTAA
- a CDS encoding aspartate kinase, translating to MKVCKFGGTSVASAEQIKKVANIVKSDPSRKIIVVSAPGKRFGEDEKVTDLLIKLAEAALNRQNVDNELENVVARYRSIAEGLGLGENISNIIEDDLRERLSTNLEDESLFTDAIKAAGEDNNAKLVAEYFNHIGLKAQYVCPKKAGLLVNNRPERVRALPEGYDRLEKLKDEPGIIVFPGFFGYTEDGTLRTFNRGGSDISGSIVAAAIRAELYENFTDVDSVFTANPTVVDQPVAIEKMTYREMRELAYAGFSVFHDEALMPAFLRSVPVCIKNTNNPEAPGTLIVRDRDHSAQPVIGIAADSGFSTLFVYKYLMNLEIGFGRCLLEILEDEEIPFEHTPSGIDNLSVIIRSKFLNEKNSERIVRRVKEELEVDDVHLRNTDYSMVVLVGEGMRHTTGLAARAASAISRTGANIEMINQGSSEVSLVFGVDKKDETKILKELYKEFFSKVVSYV from the coding sequence ATGAAAGTGTGTAAATTTGGTGGAACATCAGTTGCTTCGGCGGAACAGATTAAAAAAGTTGCAAATATCGTAAAGAGCGATCCTTCCAGAAAAATTATCGTCGTGTCTGCACCGGGGAAAAGATTTGGTGAAGATGAAAAAGTTACAGATTTATTGATTAAACTTGCTGAAGCAGCGCTGAATCGACAAAATGTTGACAATGAGTTAGAAAATGTTGTCGCTCGATATCGTTCAATTGCAGAAGGGCTAGGTCTTGGTGAAAATATTTCCAACATTATTGAAGATGACCTACGCGAACGCCTTTCTACAAACCTGGAAGATGAAAGCTTATTTACGGACGCAATTAAAGCCGCGGGCGAGGATAATAATGCAAAGTTAGTTGCTGAATACTTTAATCACATTGGGCTTAAGGCACAATATGTTTGTCCTAAAAAAGCGGGGCTTCTTGTTAATAATCGCCCCGAACGTGTTCGAGCATTACCTGAGGGTTACGATAGACTTGAAAAGTTGAAAGATGAACCAGGCATCATTGTATTTCCTGGTTTCTTTGGATATACGGAAGACGGGACATTACGGACGTTTAACCGCGGTGGCTCGGATATATCGGGGTCGATTGTTGCCGCTGCCATTCGCGCTGAATTATACGAGAACTTTACTGATGTTGATTCAGTGTTTACAGCAAATCCAACGGTGGTGGATCAACCTGTTGCCATTGAAAAAATGACTTACCGTGAAATGCGTGAACTTGCCTATGCAGGGTTTTCTGTTTTTCATGATGAGGCACTTATGCCTGCTTTTCTTCGGTCCGTGCCGGTCTGTATAAAAAACACGAACAATCCGGAAGCGCCTGGCACATTAATCGTGAGAGATCGTGATCATTCCGCACAACCTGTCATCGGCATTGCTGCTGATAGCGGTTTTTCAACACTTTTCGTCTATAAATATTTAATGAACCTAGAAATAGGTTTCGGACGCTGTCTATTGGAAATATTGGAAGATGAAGAAATTCCGTTTGAACATACGCCGTCTGGAATTGATAATCTGTCCGTTATTATTAGAAGTAAATTTTTAAATGAAAAGAATAGTGAACGCATTGTTCGACGTGTAAAAGAGGAATTAGAAGTGGATGATGTCCATTTACGAAACACGGATTATTCTATGGTTGTTCTAGTCGGAGAAGGAATGCGCCATACAACGGGCCTGGCAGCACGAGCAGCGTCAGCTATTTCTCGTACTGGCGCAAACATAGAAATGATCAACCAAGGGTCTTCGGAAGTAAGTCTCGTCTTCGGCGTCGATAAAAAAGATGAAACGAAAATTTTAAAAGAATTATATAAAGAGTTTTTTTCTAAAGTAGTCTCATACGTTTAA
- the thrC gene encoding threonine synthase: MRWKGLIEAYKEWLPVTENTPSLTLQEGNTPLIHLENLSEQWGINLYVKVEGLNPTGSFKDRGMVMAVAKAKEEGKSILICASTGNTSASAAAYGARAGMRTIVVIPEGRIALGKMAQAKMYGAEIVEIEGNFDEALRMVREAGEGDIALVNSVNPYRLEGQKTIAFETIDQLGEVPDVFALPVGNAGNISAAWKGFTEYATKKGTALPELLGVQAEGAAPIVYDRVFEEPETVATAIRIGNPASWELANNALKESEGTILAVTDEEILEAYQLIASKEGVFAEPGSCASIAGVKKQVENGSLKKGTTIVAVLTGNGLKDPDTAIDVNKDRPMLSREQFDQLLNDLKAGKN, from the coding sequence ATGAGATGGAAAGGGTTAATTGAAGCGTATAAAGAATGGCTACCTGTAACAGAAAACACACCTAGTTTAACGTTGCAGGAAGGGAATACACCACTCATTCACTTGGAAAATCTCTCTGAGCAATGGGGCATTAATTTATATGTAAAAGTAGAAGGTCTTAATCCGACAGGTTCTTTTAAAGACCGTGGCATGGTTATGGCTGTTGCAAAAGCAAAAGAAGAAGGAAAATCGATCTTAATATGTGCATCTACAGGTAACACGTCGGCATCCGCGGCAGCTTATGGTGCACGCGCGGGAATGCGTACAATCGTTGTGATCCCCGAAGGCCGTATTGCACTTGGCAAAATGGCGCAGGCAAAAATGTATGGTGCAGAGATAGTTGAAATCGAAGGAAACTTTGACGAGGCACTCAGAATGGTTCGTGAAGCGGGGGAAGGCGACATCGCGCTAGTGAACTCTGTTAATCCGTACCGCTTGGAAGGCCAAAAGACCATTGCTTTTGAAACAATAGACCAATTAGGAGAAGTACCGGATGTGTTTGCATTGCCGGTGGGGAATGCAGGGAATATCTCTGCGGCTTGGAAAGGTTTTACAGAATATGCGACTAAAAAAGGCACAGCTCTTCCCGAGTTATTGGGCGTGCAAGCAGAGGGAGCTGCCCCCATCGTTTATGACCGGGTTTTTGAAGAACCGGAAACGGTGGCAACGGCGATTCGAATCGGTAACCCAGCAAGTTGGGAATTAGCTAACAACGCTTTGAAAGAATCAGAGGGTACAATTTTAGCTGTGACAGATGAAGAAATTTTGGAAGCCTATCAGCTGATTGCATCTAAAGAAGGTGTTTTTGCAGAACCGGGCTCATGTGCGTCTATCGCAGGTGTGAAAAAGCAAGTAGAAAATGGTTCGTTGAAAAAAGGTACAACCATTGTTGCAGTGCTAACTGGAAACGGATTAAAAGATCCAGATACAGCTATCGATGTGAATAAAGATCGACCAATGTTATCTCGTGAGCAGTTTGATCAATTGCTAAATGACTTGAAAGCGGGGAAAAACTAA
- a CDS encoding YbaB/EbfC family nucleoid-associated protein, translated as MRGMGNMQGMMKQMQKMQKQMAEAQEKLGEERLEGTAGGGMVKVVVSGDKEVLEVVINPDVVDPEDVEILQDLVVIATNEAMKKAEELTSSTMGQFTKGLNLPGMF; from the coding sequence ATGCGTGGTATGGGAAATATGCAAGGTATGATGAAGCAAATGCAAAAAATGCAAAAACAAATGGCAGAAGCACAAGAAAAACTAGGTGAAGAGCGTCTAGAGGGTACAGCAGGTGGCGGCATGGTTAAAGTGGTCGTTTCCGGAGATAAAGAAGTACTTGAAGTTGTTATTAATCCTGACGTGGTAGATCCAGAAGACGTAGAGATTTTACAAGACCTAGTTGTTATTGCTACGAATGAAGCGATGAAAAAGGCAGAAGAATTAACGAGCTCCACGATGGGACAATTCACGAAAGGATTGAACCTTCCTGGAATGTTCTAG
- a CDS encoding deoxynucleoside kinase: MNNLREKYGIPKNAVITIAGTVGVGKSTMTQALANALDFKTSFENVDENPYLDRFYDNFEKWSFHLQIYFLAERFKEQKRIFESGGGFIQDRSIYEDTGIFAKMHADNGTMDPVDYDTYTDLFEAMVMTPYFPHPNLLIYLDGSMEDILQRIEERGRTMEKQTSITYWEEMHGRYEKWINSFSACPVLRLNINDYDLIEDPHEIESIVGKIGNALS, from the coding sequence TTGAACAACTTACGTGAAAAATATGGTATACCCAAAAATGCAGTAATTACGATAGCGGGGACAGTAGGTGTCGGTAAATCAACGATGACACAAGCGCTTGCAAATGCATTGGACTTTAAAACTTCTTTTGAAAATGTTGATGAAAATCCTTACTTGGATCGTTTTTACGACAACTTTGAAAAGTGGAGTTTCCATTTACAAATATACTTTTTAGCGGAACGCTTTAAAGAACAAAAGCGTATTTTTGAAAGCGGTGGCGGTTTTATCCAAGATCGTTCCATTTATGAGGATACTGGTATATTTGCGAAAATGCATGCCGACAATGGTACGATGGATCCGGTCGATTATGATACTTACACGGATTTATTTGAAGCGATGGTGATGACGCCGTACTTCCCACATCCCAACTTGCTCATTTATTTGGACGGCTCAATGGAAGATATTCTTCAGCGTATTGAAGAACGCGGGCGCACTATGGAGAAGCAGACATCGATTACGTACTGGGAAGAGATGCATGGCCGTTACGAAAAGTGGATTAATTCCTTCAGTGCATGTCCTGTACTTCGTCTTAATATTAACGATTATGATCTAATTGAAGATCCACATGAAATTGAATCAATCGTTGGAAAAATAGGAAACGCGCTTTCTTAA
- a CDS encoding pro-sigmaK processing inhibitor BofA family protein: protein MFHEIAYDVLIITKWGVLVKVAIGISIAGLILLFLLMDKKQVKKVFERLSIYWFRLALAFLVLFIMNVAAGFIGIYVPVNIISGIVIAVLGIPGFVSICALAFFL, encoded by the coding sequence TTGTTTCACGAGATCGCATATGATGTATTAATCATAACGAAATGGGGCGTTCTCGTGAAAGTAGCTATTGGGATAAGTATAGCAGGGCTAATTCTTCTCTTCCTATTAATGGACAAGAAGCAAGTGAAAAAGGTTTTTGAACGATTATCAATCTACTGGTTCCGGTTAGCGCTCGCTTTTTTAGTTTTATTCATCATGAATGTTGCGGCAGGATTTATTGGTATTTATGTCCCTGTAAATATAATATCAGGTATAGTTATTGCGGTCTTGGGTATACCCGGCTTTGTATCAATATGTGCTTTAGCGTTCTTTTTATAA
- a CDS encoding deoxynucleoside kinase, translated as MPVPFITVEGPIGVGKTSLSKAIAETQQFHLLQEIVDENPFLNKFYKNIEEWSFQTEMFFLCNRYKQLSDIKTEITIGQKSVVADYNIFKNLIFAQRTLDTVEYKKYEEIYTILTKDMPIPNIIVYLHASIDTLMERISLRGRDFEKNMDRSYLQQLSDDYDTFINHFESIHPDIPVLRFNGDDLDFVNNKNDLQFILDKVDSTIRKGVSFN; from the coding sequence AACGTCACTTTCCAAAGCAATTGCAGAAACACAACAATTTCATTTGCTTCAAGAAATCGTCGACGAAAATCCGTTTTTAAATAAATTTTACAAAAACATTGAGGAATGGAGTTTCCAGACCGAAATGTTTTTCCTATGCAATCGCTATAAACAACTTAGCGATATAAAGACTGAAATCACAATTGGGCAAAAGTCGGTCGTCGCGGATTACAATATATTTAAGAATTTAATATTTGCACAGCGCACGCTTGATACAGTCGAATACAAAAAATATGAAGAAATTTATACTATTTTAACGAAAGACATGCCAATCCCGAATATCATCGTTTATTTGCACGCCAGTATCGATACACTTATGGAACGTATTTCGCTACGCGGACGTGATTTCGAGAAAAACATGGATCGTTCATATTTACAACAGCTTTCGGATGATTACGATACCTTCATTAACCATTTTGAGTCAATACATCCTGATATTCCAGTACTTCGTTTTAACGGGGATGATCTTGATTTTGTAAACAATAAAAATGACTTGCAATTTATATTAGATAAAGTCGATTCAACGATTCGAAAAGGAGTTAGTTTTAATTGA
- a CDS encoding homoserine dehydrogenase, whose protein sequence is MKNEINIGLLGFGTVGSGVAKIMHGHQQDLQYKLGVQVSIKKVLVKDILKTRDTELASEVFTNNLEEVLNDPSIDLIIEVMGGTNGAKDAIERALLAGKGVVTANKDVMAEYGQELLQLADEMKCDLFYEASVGGGIPLIRTMEDGLASDRISALTGIVNGTTNFILTKMKHENMTYEDALAEATRLGFAEADPSADVDGIDAARKMVILASLAFSTEVHLDDVFVRGLNEIRNGDLELAEGFGYTVKLAGSAEKDEDGIAVAVEPVLFPNSHPLASVNNEYNAVYIYGDAVGETMLYGPGAGSLPTATSVTADIVAACRNLLLGMNGKRLHSPQHVRKVKSDDKRFARYFHRILVKDEVGVLTKLTAIYSNQGASLATVVQHPDKKESDAELVFITHRMSRQQHLDVMEELNQTPEVLEVLSHYRVEGEK, encoded by the coding sequence ATGAAAAATGAAATTAATATCGGTCTATTAGGTTTTGGAACAGTCGGAAGTGGAGTGGCAAAAATCATGCACGGCCATCAACAAGACTTGCAATATAAACTTGGCGTGCAAGTGTCTATTAAAAAAGTGCTAGTTAAAGATATTTTAAAAACTAGAGATACAGAACTAGCATCTGAAGTATTTACAAACAACCTAGAAGAAGTACTAAATGACCCTTCGATTGATTTGATTATCGAAGTGATGGGCGGCACGAATGGCGCAAAAGATGCAATTGAACGAGCGCTTCTAGCTGGGAAAGGTGTCGTTACAGCTAATAAAGATGTTATGGCGGAGTATGGACAAGAGTTGTTGCAACTTGCTGATGAAATGAAATGCGACTTGTTTTACGAAGCAAGTGTTGGCGGTGGAATTCCACTTATCCGCACGATGGAAGACGGACTTGCTTCAGATCGTATCAGTGCATTAACTGGTATTGTCAACGGCACGACGAATTTTATTTTGACGAAAATGAAACACGAAAATATGACTTATGAAGACGCGTTAGCGGAAGCAACGCGATTAGGTTTTGCCGAAGCAGATCCATCTGCAGACGTGGATGGCATTGACGCGGCAAGAAAGATGGTTATTTTAGCTTCTTTGGCATTTTCTACAGAAGTCCATTTGGATGATGTATTCGTTAGAGGATTGAATGAAATTCGAAATGGCGATTTAGAACTGGCAGAAGGATTCGGCTATACAGTGAAGCTAGCGGGTTCTGCGGAAAAAGATGAAGATGGGATTGCCGTTGCAGTTGAGCCAGTCCTATTTCCGAATTCCCATCCACTCGCCTCAGTAAATAATGAATATAATGCGGTTTATATATACGGTGATGCGGTTGGTGAAACAATGTTATATGGGCCAGGCGCTGGATCACTCCCAACGGCTACTTCTGTGACAGCCGATATTGTCGCAGCTTGTCGCAATCTACTGCTTGGCATGAACGGAAAAAGGCTTCACTCACCCCAGCACGTACGTAAGGTGAAAAGTGATGATAAACGATTCGCGCGGTATTTCCACCGGATCTTAGTGAAAGATGAAGTTGGTGTCTTAACAAAACTAACTGCAATTTATAGTAATCAAGGGGCGAGTTTAGCAACTGTCGTTCAACATCCTGATAAAAAAGAGTCAGATGCGGAACTTGTTTTCATTACCCATCGCATGTCGCGACAACAACATTTAGATGTTATGGAAGAATTAAATCAAACACCGGAAGTGCTTGAAGTATTAAGTCATTACCGCGTTGAAGGAGAGAAATAA
- a CDS encoding YaaL family protein — MFKRKSKLKREYDERLRSLMVETRTEWEQAKIIEQHLDDYDQEVIIRRKIAESKHFYLYKEAKARKLGSE, encoded by the coding sequence ATGTTTAAAAGAAAAAGCAAGCTTAAAAGAGAGTATGATGAGCGTCTTCGTTCATTAATGGTAGAGACTAGAACCGAATGGGAACAAGCAAAGATTATTGAACAGCATCTTGATGATTACGATCAAGAAGTAATTATTCGACGGAAAATAGCTGAAAGTAAACACTTCTATTTATATAAAGAGGCAAAAGCACGCAAGCTTGGAAGTGAATAA
- the thrB gene encoding homoserine kinase, with amino-acid sequence MNMPGFSVVVPASTANLGPGFDSVGLALSLYMTVKVSSHTSWKVSYNNEEYSGIPTDERNLIVTTIINVAEKYGKKSPTLLLNIDSEIPLGKGFGSSATAIAAGIEIANQVLELRLTDHKKVVIGSEIEGHADNVSAALLGGAVVSYFEGESIDYIHIEKPEVGIVVLVPPKVLPTEDSRSLLPDKLSHKEATRSSASGCVLSAALVTNNWDIIGRMMEKDGFHEPHRKHLFPSFDEIRQSSKELGAYGMTVSGAGPSLFVAVPIGKEEWIANELANCFPFYKSIATQPSESGTTVK; translated from the coding sequence ATGAATATGCCGGGATTTTCGGTCGTCGTTCCGGCGTCAACCGCCAACCTCGGCCCAGGATTTGACTCTGTCGGGCTCGCATTAAGTCTGTACATGACAGTAAAGGTAAGTAGTCATACTTCATGGAAAGTATCTTACAATAATGAAGAATACAGTGGAATTCCAACCGACGAACGAAACTTAATCGTAACAACAATTATTAATGTAGCCGAAAAGTATGGTAAGAAGTCACCGACCTTATTGTTGAATATCGATAGTGAAATTCCGCTCGGTAAAGGATTCGGAAGTAGCGCAACCGCAATTGCCGCGGGAATTGAAATTGCTAACCAAGTTCTTGAGTTAAGACTTACAGATCATAAAAAAGTAGTGATAGGAAGCGAAATCGAAGGACATGCGGATAATGTATCCGCAGCATTATTAGGCGGCGCGGTTGTATCTTATTTCGAGGGAGAGAGTATCGACTATATTCATATTGAAAAACCTGAAGTAGGTATTGTGGTTCTCGTTCCTCCAAAAGTTTTACCAACTGAAGATTCAAGAAGTCTCTTACCAGATAAACTCAGTCACAAAGAAGCAACAAGAAGCAGTGCTTCAGGCTGTGTGTTATCTGCAGCACTCGTGACAAACAATTGGGATATAATCGGACGCATGATGGAAAAGGATGGTTTTCATGAACCTCATCGAAAACATCTATTTCCCAGTTTTGATGAAATTAGGCAGTCCTCAAAGGAATTAGGCGCTTATGGCATGACGGTAAGTGGAGCAGGACCATCGCTCTTTGTTGCAGTTCCTATTGGAAAAGAAGAATGGATTGCTAATGAATTAGCCAACTGTTTTCCATTTTATAAAAGCATTGCTACGCAACCTTCTGAATCGGGAACAACCGTAAAATAA
- the recR gene encoding recombination mediator RecR: MHYPEPISKLIDSFMKLPGIGPKTAGRLAFFVLSMKEDTVLDFAKALVDAKRNLRFCSVCGHITDIDPCHICQDQSRDRSLICVVQDPKDVIAMEKMRDYQGLYHVLHGAISPMDGIGPEDINVPSLLTRLQDEEVEELILATNPTIEGEATAMYISRLVRPSGIMTTRIAHGLPVGGDLEYADEVTLSRALEGRREL; this comes from the coding sequence ATGCATTATCCAGAACCAATTTCAAAACTAATTGATAGTTTTATGAAACTGCCAGGTATCGGTCCGAAAACTGCGGGCCGACTGGCGTTTTTTGTGCTAAGTATGAAGGAAGACACTGTCCTTGATTTTGCAAAAGCACTTGTCGATGCAAAACGGAATCTACGTTTTTGTTCAGTGTGCGGGCATATTACTGATATTGATCCTTGCCATATATGCCAAGATCAATCGCGTGACAGGTCATTAATTTGTGTTGTTCAAGATCCAAAAGATGTAATTGCGATGGAGAAGATGAGAGATTATCAAGGTCTTTACCACGTTTTACATGGCGCGATTTCACCGATGGATGGCATTGGCCCGGAAGATATTAATGTACCTTCACTGTTAACACGGCTTCAAGACGAGGAAGTAGAAGAGTTGATTTTGGCTACCAATCCAACGATTGAAGGTGAGGCAACTGCAATGTATATCTCAAGACTTGTTAGACCGTCTGGTATTATGACGACGCGAATTGCTCACGGATTGCCTGTGGGTGGCGATCTAGAGTATGCAGATGAAGTAACTTTGTCCAGAGCACTTGAAGGGCGTCGCGAACTTTAG